The Solibacillus sp. FSL W7-1436 genome window below encodes:
- a CDS encoding mechanosensitive ion channel family protein — protein MWESVKWLIPSVTAPTVADGLAAAAIIVVGLLVIRFIIRPLLFKIADLFNKKNHPVFGDITKSVYPSIRNAIIFSLIVMAASLLVEVWLFDNAKLGIYIDSVYVFFAFKALYDVLGFYLKNPHRFETGKDQDILTPFFLRMSKVAVMVIAMFTIASLWNFNLNGFLTAIGLTGVALAFGIRDTLAHIFGGMSVALDKPFQIGDWVMSSDEKIDGTIQDINLRSTVIQTSDKGTVYVPNSYLVNRPIYNLSNRTERKVEHFLHVSIENSEESIVKFLESVREQISLHPKISKKIIHVAMDELMPTSCRILIRYFVETNDTVIMLQVRQEILFVAKHYCEVYDIKLVDPNDGQYAWNNG, from the coding sequence ATGTGGGAATCGGTAAAATGGTTAATTCCGTCTGTTACCGCACCGACTGTAGCAGATGGTCTGGCGGCTGCTGCAATAATTGTCGTTGGTTTACTCGTCATTCGATTCATAATACGGCCGCTGCTGTTCAAAATCGCGGATCTATTCAATAAAAAAAATCATCCGGTTTTTGGTGACATTACTAAAAGTGTGTATCCATCAATACGTAATGCCATTATTTTCAGCCTGATTGTGATGGCGGCATCTCTATTAGTGGAAGTATGGCTATTTGATAATGCGAAACTCGGTATTTATATCGATTCGGTTTATGTATTTTTTGCGTTTAAAGCGCTGTATGATGTACTCGGTTTTTATCTAAAAAATCCGCACCGGTTTGAAACAGGCAAAGATCAGGATATTTTAACACCGTTTTTCTTAAGGATGAGTAAAGTTGCGGTTATGGTAATTGCCATGTTTACAATTGCGTCACTGTGGAACTTTAATTTAAACGGGTTTTTAACTGCGATTGGACTGACAGGGGTTGCGCTTGCATTTGGTATTCGTGACACGCTCGCACATATATTCGGCGGGATGAGTGTTGCCTTGGATAAACCATTCCAGATCGGGGATTGGGTCATGTCGAGTGATGAAAAAATCGACGGGACGATCCAGGATATTAATTTGCGCAGTACAGTCATTCAAACATCCGACAAAGGCACTGTTTATGTACCGAACTCGTATTTGGTCAATCGGCCGATTTACAATTTGTCGAATCGGACAGAAAGAAAAGTGGAGCATTTCCTTCATGTTTCCATTGAAAACAGCGAGGAAAGTATTGTGAAGTTTTTGGAATCGGTACGTGAGCAAATATCATTGCATCCGAAAATCTCGAAAAAAATCATTCATGTGGCGATGGATGAGCTGATGCCGACAAGCTGTCGTATTCTTATCCGATACTTTGTCGAGACGAATGATACGGTTATTATGCTGCAAGTACGTCAGGAAATATTATTTGTAGCAAAACATTACTGTGAAGTGTATGATATTAAACTAGTTGATCCGAATGACGGTCAGTATGCATGGAATAATGGATAA
- a CDS encoding glycerol-3-phosphate dehydrogenase/oxidase translates to MGNFSANARERLKKTFIEDTFDLFVIGGGITGAGIALDAATRGLKVGLAEMQDFAEGTSSRSTKLVHGGLRYLKQFEIKEVAELGRERAIVYENGPHVTTPVWMLLPFHKGGTFGSFSTALGLKVYDILANVKKDERRFMLSADETIAREPLIKKDGLLGGGVYVEYRTDDARLTIEVMKAAVANGAIAMNHLKVVGIEANNVAFSKVTVEDQLTGEQYEIRAKKVVNAAGPWVDDVRKLDGELNNKHLILSKGVHLVFDEDDFPLQQAIYFDTEKDGRMIFAIPRDGKAYVGTTDTFYEGDPADIKVTKEDRQYIMDAIHYMFPQLQLTEEKIESAWAGVRPLIHEEGKGPSEISRKDEIWQSESGLITIAGGKLTGYRKMAEKIVDLVVKQLNDEYQMKFGKSITKNLPISGGETSGSKFFESFVEKRTIKGQDLGLTEEQSRYLAKFYGTNVDKVFDYIKQAKGNLPPVVFGQLYYAINEECACTPSDFFVRRTGALLFNIHLVKQYKQLVIDEMSNYLNWTAEEKQKHTDQLEQELQDVTMT, encoded by the coding sequence ATGGGAAACTTTTCTGCAAATGCAAGAGAGCGACTGAAAAAAACATTTATAGAAGACACTTTTGATCTGTTTGTTATTGGAGGTGGAATTACAGGTGCGGGGATTGCACTGGATGCCGCCACACGAGGGTTAAAAGTAGGGTTGGCAGAAATGCAGGACTTTGCGGAAGGCACAAGTAGCCGATCGACAAAACTTGTGCACGGCGGCCTGCGCTACTTAAAACAATTCGAAATAAAAGAGGTTGCCGAGCTTGGTCGAGAACGGGCCATCGTTTATGAAAACGGACCACATGTCACAACACCTGTATGGATGTTGCTTCCCTTCCATAAAGGGGGGACATTTGGTTCGTTTTCGACGGCGCTTGGATTGAAAGTATACGACATTTTAGCGAATGTCAAAAAGGATGAACGACGCTTTATGCTTTCAGCAGATGAAACGATTGCCCGTGAACCGCTTATTAAAAAGGACGGTCTGCTCGGTGGCGGCGTTTATGTAGAATATCGTACAGACGATGCGCGCCTGACAATCGAAGTAATGAAGGCGGCTGTTGCCAACGGGGCAATCGCAATGAATCACCTGAAAGTTGTCGGTATTGAAGCGAATAACGTGGCCTTTTCTAAAGTGACGGTGGAAGACCAGCTCACTGGTGAACAATATGAAATTCGAGCAAAAAAAGTCGTCAACGCGGCAGGTCCATGGGTTGATGATGTGCGCAAATTAGATGGGGAACTTAATAACAAACATCTTATTTTATCGAAAGGTGTGCATCTCGTTTTCGATGAGGACGATTTCCCGCTGCAGCAGGCAATCTATTTTGATACGGAAAAAGATGGACGGATGATTTTTGCGATTCCGAGGGACGGCAAAGCATATGTCGGAACAACAGATACTTTTTACGAAGGCGATCCTGCAGACATAAAGGTAACAAAAGAGGATCGGCAATATATTATGGATGCGATTCATTATATGTTCCCACAACTGCAGCTGACAGAAGAAAAAATCGAATCGGCATGGGCAGGGGTGAGACCGCTTATCCATGAAGAAGGAAAGGGACCATCGGAAATTTCACGTAAAGATGAAATTTGGCAATCGGAAAGCGGACTTATTACGATTGCAGGCGGAAAACTGACAGGCTACCGTAAAATGGCGGAAAAAATCGTCGACCTAGTCGTAAAGCAATTAAATGATGAATACCAGATGAAATTCGGCAAATCCATTACAAAAAATCTTCCTATTTCGGGCGGGGAAACGAGCGGATCGAAGTTCTTTGAATCGTTTGTTGAAAAACGGACGATAAAAGGCCAGGATCTTGGATTAACGGAAGAACAGAGCCGTTATTTAGCAAAATTCTACGGTACAAATGTTGACAAAGTATTTGATTATATTAAACAGGCAAAAGGGAACTTACCGCCTGTTGTTTTCGGTCAGCTGTACTATGCGATAAATGAGGAATGTGCTTGTACTCCGAGCGACTTTTTCGTTCGTCGTACCGGGGCACTGTTATTTAATATCCACCTGGTAAAACAATATAAACAGCTTGTTATTGATGAAATGAGTAACTACCTAAACTGGACAGCAGAAGAAAAGCAGAAGCATACAGACCAACTAGAACAGGAACTACAAGACGTAACAATGACTTAG
- the nusB gene encoding transcription antitermination factor NusB, with amino-acid sequence MKRTEARQKALQALFQLDSTELTIEEAIGHVLEEEQKSNPFLEQLVRGTTENLEAIDAALEKNLEKWTINRLPKIERTILRLAVFELLYEEETPNRVIMNEAIELSKTFGDEKSSKFVNGVLSKFTEQ; translated from the coding sequence ATGAAACGAACAGAGGCGCGTCAAAAAGCGTTACAAGCTTTGTTTCAGTTAGACAGCACAGAATTAACAATAGAAGAGGCGATCGGCCATGTTCTTGAAGAAGAACAAAAATCGAATCCCTTTTTGGAGCAATTAGTTCGTGGGACAACTGAAAATCTCGAAGCAATTGATGCAGCGCTAGAAAAAAACCTGGAAAAATGGACGATTAACCGTCTGCCAAAAATTGAAAGAACAATTTTGCGTTTAGCTGTATTTGAATTATTATACGAAGAAGAAACGCCAAACAGAGTTATCATGAACGAAGCTATCGAGCTTTCTAAAACATTCGGTGACGAGAAATCAAGCAAGTTCGTCAATGGTGTACTTTCGAAATTTACTGAGCAATAA
- a CDS encoding aminopeptidase has translation MSKDYIRIANEEDLTLINAYFKQALSHYEEVGELMAMQDIRYFLENMEHFQFYVLKETAEQMTYLFEFPESGNEKRETGTLMIPLQNN, from the coding sequence ATGAGCAAAGATTATATTCGTATAGCAAATGAAGAAGATTTAACATTGATTAACGCTTATTTTAAGCAGGCCTTGTCACACTATGAAGAAGTAGGAGAGCTGATGGCGATGCAGGACATCCGTTATTTCCTTGAAAATATGGAGCATTTCCAGTTCTACGTACTAAAAGAAACAGCTGAACAAATGACGTACCTGTTTGAGTTCCCGGAATCAGGAAACGAAAAGCGCGAAACAGGCACGCTGATGATCCCATTACAGAATAATTAA
- a CDS encoding transposase, giving the protein MSQTITVNVKLLPTKEQALILTEMSKEYISTINGLVVEMVKEKKSTRKTSKNMDVLLPSAVKNQAIKDAKSVFNKAKKTKFETVPVLKKPMCIWNNQNYSFDVTHISLPIMVDRKTKKTPIRALLVDKDNRNFDLLKHKLGALRVTKKSNKWIAQISVTIPTTQKTGLKVMGVDLGLKVPAVAVTDNEKVRFFGNGRQNKFKKRKFRSVRKELGEKKKLNAIRKLNDKEQRWMKDQDHKVSCEIINFAKENKISVIRLERLANIRQTTRTSRKNEKNLHTWSFYRLAQFIEYKANLAGMKVDYVNPAYTSQTCPKCSKKNKAQDRKYQCPCGFETHRDIMGAMNIRYAPVVDGNNQPALSARCTG; this is encoded by the coding sequence ATGTCACAAACAATCACTGTCAACGTCAAATTGTTACCTACGAAAGAGCAGGCTTTGATTCTAACTGAAATGAGTAAAGAATACATTTCTACAATCAATGGTCTTGTAGTTGAAATGGTAAAAGAAAAGAAAAGCACCAGGAAAACAAGTAAAAACATGGATGTACTTTTGCCAAGTGCGGTAAAGAACCAAGCGATTAAAGATGCGAAAAGTGTTTTCAATAAGGCAAAGAAAACAAAATTTGAAACAGTTCCAGTGTTGAAGAAACCGATGTGTATCTGGAACAATCAAAACTATTCTTTTGATGTCACTCACATCTCCTTGCCTATCATGGTTGACAGAAAAACTAAGAAAACACCTATTCGCGCTTTATTGGTTGATAAAGATAATCGGAATTTCGATTTGCTTAAACATAAGTTAGGTGCACTGCGTGTTACAAAAAAGTCGAATAAATGGATTGCACAAATTTCCGTCACTATTCCTACTACTCAAAAAACAGGATTGAAAGTCATGGGAGTAGATTTAGGACTAAAAGTACCTGCTGTTGCTGTGACTGATAACGAAAAAGTGCGTTTCTTTGGTAATGGCAGACAAAATAAATTCAAGAAAAGGAAATTCCGTTCAGTTCGTAAAGAATTAGGGGAAAAGAAAAAGTTAAATGCTATCCGAAAATTGAACGACAAGGAACAGCGATGGATGAAAGACCAAGACCATAAAGTGAGTTGTGAAATAATTAATTTTGCGAAAGAAAATAAAATTTCTGTCATTCGTTTAGAACGATTAGCGAATATTAGACAGACGACAAGAACAAGTCGTAAAAACGAAAAGAATTTGCATACATGGTCATTCTATCGACTCGCTCAATTTATTGAATATAAAGCAAATTTAGCAGGGATGAAAGTTGACTATGTAAATCCTGCATATACAAGTCAAACATGCCCTAAATGTTCAAAAAAGAATAAGGCACAAGATAGGAAGTATCAATGTCCATGCGGATTCGAAACACATAGAGACATAATGGGTGCGATGAATATTCGATATGCACCTGTGGTTGATGGTAACAATCAACCAGCCTTATCTGCTAGATGCACTGGATAG
- a CDS encoding MIP/aquaporin family protein gives MSTFLAELVGTMILIILGGGVVAGSLLKFSKAENSGWVVITIAWGFAVAIAAYTVGGVSGAHLNPALTIAFATIGDFPWADVPMYIIAQILGAIIGAIIVYIAYLPHWSQTKDPDAKLAVFATIPAIRHPLANIVTEMIGTFILLLGILALGGNSLADGINPLLVGIIVIAIGMSLGGPTGYAINPARDLGPRIAHFFLPIPGKRDSDWSYAFVPIVGPIIGGVTGALFYKQFFLNENSVAFWLFTTLFVVICVIAFITQSKSAKKEIV, from the coding sequence ATGTCAACATTTTTAGCAGAATTAGTAGGAACAATGATCTTAATTATTTTAGGCGGCGGGGTTGTTGCTGGTTCCTTGCTGAAGTTTTCCAAAGCGGAAAATAGCGGCTGGGTTGTTATTACGATTGCCTGGGGTTTTGCTGTGGCAATCGCGGCATATACTGTAGGCGGAGTAAGTGGTGCCCACCTGAACCCTGCATTGACAATAGCATTTGCAACAATTGGTGACTTCCCATGGGCGGATGTTCCAATGTATATTATTGCACAAATATTAGGGGCAATTATTGGCGCAATCATCGTATATATTGCCTATTTGCCACACTGGTCACAAACAAAAGATCCGGATGCAAAATTAGCCGTTTTTGCTACAATTCCTGCCATTCGCCATCCTTTGGCAAATATCGTAACAGAAATGATAGGGACTTTTATTTTATTATTAGGAATTTTGGCGTTAGGCGGTAATTCTTTGGCGGATGGTATTAATCCGTTGCTTGTCGGTATTATCGTTATTGCGATTGGTATGAGTTTAGGAGGTCCAACAGGTTATGCCATCAATCCTGCCCGTGATTTAGGTCCCCGTATCGCGCATTTCTTCCTGCCGATACCAGGTAAACGTGATTCGGACTGGTCTTATGCCTTTGTGCCGATTGTCGGGCCGATAATAGGTGGAGTAACAGGCGCCCTGTTTTATAAACAGTTCTTTTTAAATGAAAATTCAGTTGCATTTTGGTTGTTTACAACGTTATTTGTTGTCATTTGTGTTATTGCATTTATTACACAATCCAAATCCGCTAAAAAGGAGATCGTATAA
- a CDS encoding Asp23/Gls24 family envelope stress response protein gives MAEKQQVAFVQPTPVGKEELGKIEVAPEVIEVIAGIAATEVEGIAATRGNFASGVAERFGKKVHSKGIKSAMSEEGNIVIDVFCTVKYGYAIPKVAKEVQTTIRQAILNMTAIETSEVNIHITGIQFETSKDAE, from the coding sequence ATGGCTGAGAAACAACAAGTAGCATTCGTACAACCAACACCGGTTGGTAAAGAAGAATTAGGGAAGATTGAAGTCGCGCCTGAAGTAATTGAAGTTATCGCAGGTATCGCTGCAACAGAAGTGGAAGGAATCGCAGCAACACGCGGAAATTTCGCATCAGGTGTTGCTGAGCGTTTCGGTAAAAAAGTCCATTCGAAAGGCATCAAGTCAGCAATGTCTGAAGAAGGCAATATTGTCATTGATGTATTCTGCACTGTAAAATATGGTTATGCCATTCCAAAAGTGGCGAAAGAAGTGCAAACAACGATTCGTCAAGCCATTTTAAATATGACAGCCATCGAAACAAGCGAAGTGAACATCCACATTACAGGGATCCAGTTCGAAACTTCAAAAGACGCGGAATAA
- the tnpA gene encoding IS200/IS605 family transposase, whose amino-acid sequence MEEYRRTNTTVSLINYHFVFCPRYRRKLFLDDNVEQRFKEMVYEICESMKIKVVALECYEDHAHLFLNALPTLSPANIMAKIKGVTSKRLREEFPQLQHLPSLWTRSYFVSTARNVSSETIKRYVEQQKTRG is encoded by the coding sequence ATGGAAGAATACAGAAGAACAAACACAACCGTATCATTGATTAATTATCACTTTGTCTTTTGCCCTCGATACAGAAGGAAACTATTTCTTGATGACAATGTAGAACAGAGATTCAAAGAAATGGTGTACGAAATATGTGAGTCTATGAAAATAAAAGTGGTTGCCTTAGAATGTTACGAAGATCATGCACACCTATTTCTAAATGCACTACCTACATTAAGTCCTGCAAACATCATGGCAAAAATAAAAGGAGTGACATCTAAACGATTGCGTGAAGAATTTCCTCAACTACAACACTTGCCGAGTTTATGGACACGTTCATATTTTGTTTCTACCGCTAGAAATGTATCGAGTGAAACAATTAAACGTTATGTTGAGCAACAGAAGACAAGGGGGTGA
- the glpK gene encoding glycerol kinase GlpK, with translation MEKYIMALDQGTTSSRAILFNKKGDIVHTAQQEFKQHFPKSGWVEHNAKEIWSSILSVIAKVLSENNIQASQIEGIGITNQRETTVVWDKNTGEPVYNAIVWQSRQTAEICDSLKEAGHNELFRNKTGLLIDAYFSGTKVKWILDNVEGTREKAEAGDLLFGTIDTWIIWKLTEGAVHVTDYSNASRTLMYNIYELKWDEELLDILGVPASMLPEVKPSSEIYGEIAGNHFFGHRVPIAGIAGDQQAALFGQACYEQGMVKNTYGTGCFMLMNTGEEAVKSEHGLLTTIAWGYDGKVTYALEGSIFVAGSAIQWLRDGLRMFRKSSESEAYAARVKDTDGVYVVPAFVGLGTPYWDSEVRGSVFGLTRGTSKEHFIRATLESLAYQTRDVLSAMESDSGIELRKLRVDGGAVMNDFLMQFQSDILNVPVERPSINETTALGAAYLAGLAVGFWENLDEVQQHWQLNRQFEPAMDEEQRESLFTGWHKAVKAAQAFK, from the coding sequence ATGGAAAAATATATTATGGCGTTAGATCAGGGTACGACTAGTTCACGTGCCATTTTATTCAATAAAAAAGGGGATATTGTTCATACAGCACAGCAGGAATTTAAACAACATTTCCCGAAATCGGGTTGGGTTGAGCATAATGCCAAGGAAATTTGGAGCTCGATTTTATCCGTCATCGCAAAAGTTTTATCGGAAAATAATATCCAAGCGTCACAAATCGAAGGAATCGGAATTACGAATCAGCGTGAGACAACGGTTGTCTGGGATAAAAATACGGGTGAACCGGTTTATAATGCAATCGTTTGGCAATCGCGCCAAACTGCGGAAATTTGCGATTCGTTAAAAGAAGCAGGACATAACGAACTGTTCCGTAATAAAACCGGCTTGCTCATCGATGCGTATTTTTCCGGCACGAAAGTAAAATGGATTTTGGACAATGTAGAAGGCACACGCGAAAAGGCGGAAGCGGGCGATCTGCTTTTCGGAACGATTGATACATGGATTATATGGAAGCTGACTGAAGGTGCTGTTCATGTAACGGACTATTCGAATGCTTCGCGAACATTAATGTACAATATTTACGAATTGAAATGGGATGAGGAATTGCTGGACATTTTAGGCGTTCCTGCATCCATGCTGCCGGAAGTAAAACCGTCCTCTGAAATTTACGGCGAAATTGCGGGTAATCACTTCTTTGGTCACCGTGTACCAATTGCGGGTATCGCCGGAGACCAGCAGGCAGCATTGTTCGGTCAAGCCTGCTATGAACAGGGCATGGTGAAAAATACTTACGGAACCGGTTGTTTCATGCTGATGAATACAGGTGAAGAAGCAGTGAAATCGGAGCACGGCCTGCTTACAACGATCGCTTGGGGATATGATGGAAAAGTGACATATGCGCTTGAAGGAAGTATCTTTGTTGCCGGTTCCGCGATACAGTGGCTTCGTGATGGCCTTCGTATGTTCCGAAAATCTTCTGAAAGTGAAGCATATGCAGCCCGTGTAAAAGATACGGACGGTGTGTATGTCGTGCCGGCATTTGTCGGACTGGGAACACCGTATTGGGATAGTGAAGTGCGCGGCTCAGTATTCGGTTTGACACGCGGCACATCGAAGGAACACTTTATTCGTGCGACACTGGAGTCACTTGCCTATCAAACGCGCGATGTACTGTCGGCGATGGAATCCGATTCGGGTATCGAGTTAAGAAAATTGCGTGTTGACGGTGGTGCTGTCATGAACGACTTTTTAATGCAATTCCAGTCGGATATTTTAAATGTCCCTGTTGAACGTCCTTCTATCAATGAAACAACCGCACTTGGTGCAGCCTATTTAGCCGGGTTGGCTGTCGGATTTTGGGAAAATCTCGACGAAGTACAGCAACATTGGCAACTTAATCGCCAATTCGAGCCGGCAATGGATGAGGAGCAACGCGAATCATTGTTCACTGGGTGGCATAAAGCAGTTAAAGCTGCACAGGCGTTTAAGTGA
- the xseB gene encoding exodeoxyribonuclease VII small subunit yields MTKPTFATAMTELEEVVRKLEQGDVPLEEAIDLYKKGMELSKLCHDTLQNAEQQLISIVGEDGEKKAFQQGNGED; encoded by the coding sequence GTGACAAAACCGACATTTGCGACAGCAATGACAGAATTAGAAGAAGTTGTACGGAAGCTTGAACAGGGCGATGTTCCTCTGGAAGAAGCAATTGACCTTTATAAAAAGGGAATGGAACTATCAAAACTTTGTCATGATACATTGCAAAACGCAGAACAGCAATTAATTTCAATCGTTGGAGAAGATGGTGAAAAGAAAGCTTTCCAACAAGGGAATGGAGAAGACTAA
- the folD gene encoding bifunctional methylenetetrahydrofolate dehydrogenase/methenyltetrahydrofolate cyclohydrolase FolD: protein MSSVIINGKEIGQEIRTGVATRVQALKEKGITPGLAVILVGDNPASKTYVANKQKSCEQIGMYSELVKLPEDISEQALLEKIGELNERASIHGILVQLPLPKHINEDKVIQTISPEKDVDGFSPISVGKMMLGQDTYLPCTPYGVMKMLEHAGIDVAGKHAVIVGRSHIVGKPMGQLLLQKDATVTYTHSKTPDLPSFTKQADILIAAVGRANFITSEHIKEGAVVIDVGINRNQDNRLCGDVDFDDVLGIASHITPVPGGVGPMTITMLLENTVQAAEKELEGQEK, encoded by the coding sequence ATGTCAAGCGTAATTATTAATGGTAAAGAAATCGGTCAAGAAATTCGAACAGGGGTCGCTACTCGTGTACAGGCGTTAAAAGAAAAAGGGATCACACCCGGCTTAGCTGTCATTTTAGTAGGGGACAATCCCGCATCCAAAACATATGTAGCAAACAAGCAAAAGTCTTGTGAGCAAATCGGGATGTATTCGGAACTTGTCAAACTACCTGAAGATATTTCAGAACAGGCTTTACTTGAAAAAATTGGTGAATTAAACGAACGTGCTTCAATTCACGGTATTCTCGTTCAGCTTCCATTACCGAAACATATCAACGAGGATAAAGTTATCCAAACGATCTCTCCGGAGAAAGACGTGGATGGATTCTCACCGATTAGTGTAGGGAAAATGATGCTTGGACAGGATACATACTTGCCATGTACTCCTTATGGGGTTATGAAAATGCTCGAACATGCGGGAATAGATGTTGCAGGAAAGCATGCGGTCATCGTAGGACGCAGCCATATCGTCGGGAAACCGATGGGGCAACTATTGTTGCAAAAAGACGCTACAGTTACGTATACACATTCTAAAACACCGGATTTACCGTCCTTTACGAAACAGGCCGATATTTTAATCGCGGCTGTCGGTCGTGCGAACTTTATTACAAGTGAGCATATTAAAGAAGGTGCGGTTGTCATTGATGTTGGGATTAACCGCAATCAGGACAACCGTTTATGCGGGGATGTCGACTTTGACGATGTTCTTGGAATTGCTTCACATATTACACCCGTTCCAGGTGGTGTTGGTCCAATGACGATTACGATGTTACTGGAAAACACGGTACAAGCAGCTGAAAAAGAGTTAGAAGGTCAAGAGAAATAA
- the xseA gene encoding exodeoxyribonuclease VII large subunit, which yields MTSNSYLSVKALTKYIKRKFDADPHLRDVYVTGELSNVKVHSSGHIYFTLKDDSSRINATMFRSQASKLSFKPEEGMKVFIRGDVNVYEASGAYQLYAQTMEPDGIGGLFVAFNQLKERLQKEGLFNPNFKQPIPQFPKTIGVLTATTGAAIRDICTTINRRYPQAEILIYPTLVQGAGAAPNITENIYLANRHGFCDVLIVGRGGGSIEDLWAFNEEIVARAIFESRIPVISAVGHETDTTIADFVADLRAPTPTAAAELAVPNQQQLYQQILHHQSILHQMMTSKVNFERNRLTKLQNSYPLATPERLYRPFIERLVQVDLSLQNAAKLYMMNEKSKLQTIDSRMKLYSPVHQLTAAKQQLAHRTQTLTNRMQQQLAQNKVAFTNQLRMLEALNPLALMSKGFSVAYKEKNVVKSVHELEKGDVIQVTFQDGYAEAKIEKKHVQKEGEAK from the coding sequence ATGACATCGAATTCTTATTTATCCGTAAAAGCATTAACAAAATATATTAAACGAAAATTTGATGCCGATCCGCATTTACGTGATGTGTACGTAACGGGAGAGCTTTCAAATGTAAAAGTACATAGTTCAGGTCATATTTATTTTACGCTGAAAGATGACAGTTCACGTATTAACGCCACGATGTTCCGTTCACAGGCATCGAAACTTTCTTTTAAGCCTGAAGAAGGAATGAAAGTATTTATTCGTGGCGATGTCAATGTCTACGAAGCAAGCGGCGCGTATCAGCTTTATGCACAGACGATGGAGCCGGACGGGATTGGCGGATTGTTCGTCGCCTTTAATCAGTTGAAGGAACGCCTTCAAAAAGAAGGACTATTCAATCCGAATTTCAAACAGCCGATTCCGCAATTCCCGAAAACAATCGGAGTATTAACAGCGACGACTGGTGCAGCCATCCGCGATATTTGTACAACGATTAACCGTCGCTATCCGCAGGCTGAAATATTAATTTATCCGACGCTTGTTCAGGGAGCAGGCGCGGCGCCGAATATTACTGAAAATATTTATTTAGCGAACCGCCATGGATTTTGTGATGTACTCATTGTTGGTCGTGGTGGCGGATCAATTGAAGATTTATGGGCATTCAATGAAGAGATCGTCGCACGGGCGATTTTTGAAAGCCGTATTCCGGTTATTAGTGCTGTCGGGCATGAAACCGATACGACGATTGCCGATTTTGTCGCGGATCTGCGTGCACCGACACCGACCGCTGCGGCAGAACTGGCCGTCCCGAATCAGCAGCAGCTGTATCAGCAGATCCTTCATCATCAGTCGATTCTTCATCAAATGATGACATCAAAGGTCAATTTTGAACGCAATCGCTTAACAAAACTGCAAAATTCCTATCCGCTTGCAACACCTGAGCGATTATATCGTCCTTTTATTGAAAGGCTAGTTCAGGTGGATTTATCACTGCAAAATGCAGCGAAGCTTTATATGATGAATGAAAAATCAAAACTGCAGACAATAGACAGCAGGATGAAGCTGTATTCGCCGGTGCATCAGTTAACTGCGGCCAAGCAGCAGCTCGCACACCGTACGCAAACATTAACGAATCGAATGCAGCAGCAGCTTGCACAAAATAAAGTCGCTTTTACAAATCAGCTGCGTATGCTGGAGGCGTTAAATCCGCTCGCATTAATGAGTAAAGGCTTCAGCGTGGCATATAAAGAGAAAAACGTAGTAAAATCAGTTCACGAGCTGGAAAAAGGCGACGTGATTCAGGTGACGTTTCAGGATGGATATGCCGAAGCGAAAATTGAGAAAAAGCATGTGCAAAAGGAAGGGGAAGCAAAGTGA